The following proteins are encoded in a genomic region of Desulfosporosinus youngiae DSM 17734:
- a CDS encoding EutP/PduV family microcompartment system protein, whose translation MRKRIMVVGPTQSGKSTLANVLNDSVRPLKKTQDVVYGKNAIDTPGSYIENTYTYKYLIATAQAASHVLILIDQSRPIEVYPPAFAKSFNCPVVGVITKSDLAPNNSDVCIQQLKKAGVREPYFRISLQDKAGVRALKDHLLGTSNLK comes from the coding sequence ATGAGAAAACGGATTATGGTCGTCGGACCCACCCAATCAGGAAAATCCACCTTGGCCAATGTCTTAAATGACTCCGTCAGACCTTTAAAAAAGACTCAGGATGTTGTTTATGGAAAGAATGCCATTGACACGCCAGGTTCTTATATTGAAAACACTTATACCTATAAATACCTGATAGCGACGGCACAAGCAGCGTCCCATGTACTCATATTAATTGATCAATCCAGACCCATTGAAGTCTATCCGCCTGCTTTTGCCAAATCCTTTAACTGTCCGGTCGTTGGAGTCATCACCAAGAGTGATTTAGCCCCCAATAATTCCGATGTGTGTATTCAGCAATTGAAAAAAGCCGGGGTTAGAGAACCTTATTTCAGGATTTCGTTGCAAGACAAAGCCGGTGTACGAGCCTTGAAAGACCATTTACTTGGAACGTCAAACCTCAAATAA
- the eutS gene encoding ethanolamine utilization microcompartment protein EutS has product MSVADEFDRKRIIQESVPGKQVTLAHIIASPARDIYERLGIEETGALGISTLTPGETAIIAADIATKTSDVEIGFLDRFTGSLVISGDVASVEAAMIAINETLEKLLGFTPAKITRT; this is encoded by the coding sequence ATGAGCGTAGCCGATGAATTTGACAGAAAGCGAATAATCCAGGAATCTGTGCCTGGCAAACAAGTCACTCTGGCTCACATCATCGCTTCTCCCGCCCGGGACATCTATGAACGTCTGGGAATTGAAGAAACAGGAGCGCTGGGAATTTCAACCCTAACTCCGGGTGAGACAGCAATTATTGCTGCAGATATTGCCACCAAGACGTCTGATGTCGAGATCGGTTTTCTGGATCGCTTTACAGGGTCCCTGGTCATATCCGGTGATGTAGCCAGTGTTGAGGCAGCTATGATCGCTATTAATGAAACCTTGGAAAAATTGTTAGGCTTTACGCCGGCCAAGATTACACGCACATGA
- a CDS encoding DMT family transporter, whose product MSISGNQTAIIMKEKMNAKFARKGVFIGLFSGCAWGLNSVLLGLALSLVPVMSENAALFAIPLAAACINDSLAGLWLLLYNVGAGRLKEILRSLKTFPGLMVCVAALFGGPVANGGYLLGISMAGPAYALTITALYPIVGALLSWIFLKQQIVPRVWVGMLLSVTGAIVISYVPPEGGNSETFYLGLLFAALAALGWGAEAVLAVFGMSMIDPKIAINIRELTSSLFLAIFILPFVGGWAVVSQVVTLPGTLGAFAIAALVAGTSYLSWYRANSTIGVAKGMALNGTYVMWGVIFSVVFLNSPLTRNLLIGSGLVLIGATFVAINPKEFFKKGGVA is encoded by the coding sequence ATGAGCATATCTGGAAATCAAACAGCCATTATAATGAAGGAAAAAATGAATGCCAAGTTTGCCAGAAAAGGCGTCTTCATAGGTCTTTTCAGCGGCTGTGCCTGGGGTTTGAACAGTGTACTCTTAGGGCTGGCTTTAAGTCTGGTGCCTGTCATGAGTGAAAATGCGGCTCTATTTGCTATCCCGCTGGCCGCAGCCTGTATTAATGATTCTTTGGCAGGCCTCTGGCTGCTCCTATATAACGTCGGAGCCGGGCGTTTAAAGGAAATCCTCCGCAGTCTTAAAACCTTTCCCGGGCTGATGGTTTGCGTAGCGGCTTTGTTCGGCGGACCTGTTGCTAATGGCGGATACCTGCTGGGAATCTCAATGGCAGGACCTGCTTATGCTTTAACAATAACCGCCTTATATCCGATTGTGGGCGCTCTGCTTTCTTGGATTTTCCTTAAGCAGCAAATTGTGCCCCGGGTTTGGGTGGGTATGCTTCTCTCGGTTACCGGTGCCATAGTTATATCCTATGTGCCGCCCGAAGGGGGGAACAGCGAAACCTTTTATCTTGGCCTGCTCTTCGCGGCGTTAGCTGCTTTGGGATGGGGGGCAGAAGCTGTCTTGGCCGTGTTCGGCATGTCCATGATTGACCCCAAAATTGCCATCAATATCCGTGAACTGACCTCCAGTCTTTTTCTGGCCATTTTCATTCTTCCATTCGTCGGCGGCTGGGCCGTGGTTTCCCAAGTTGTGACTCTGCCCGGAACCCTGGGGGCCTTTGCCATTGCTGCCTTAGTGGCTGGGACATCTTACCTGTCCTGGTATAGAGCCAACTCGACCATAGGAGTCGCCAAAGGGATGGCTCTGAATGGAACCTATGTCATGTGGGGAGTTATCTTCTCAGTCGTTTTCCTGAACTCGCCCCTTACCCGGAATTTGCTCATAGGCAGTGGCTTGGTACTAATTGGCGCTACCTTTGTAGCTATCAACCCCAAGGAATTTTTCAAAAAAGGCGGGGTGGCATAA
- the cutC gene encoding choline trimethylamine-lyase produces the protein MDIREFSNRFAEATKHLSPEETAAIMKLFQGISKELSANSPSSNSVTKSPAFEGEITGLTPRLERLRAAYLKVKPSVSIYRAQAFTQVTKENPGLPKILLRAKCFRKACETAPLVIQKDELIVGHPCGKPRAGAVSPDIAWRWIRDELDTMSTRQQDPFQISEEDKRILREEIFPFWEGKSVDEVCQTQYEEAGVWSFSGESFVSDLSYHQVNGGGDTCPGYDVILIKKGIKGARQEAVDRLSKLSMENPEDLDKIYFYKAEIETCDGILAYAQRLSDYARELAEREHDSARQKELYKISDCLTYVPANPPRTFQEALQSIWTLESLFVVEENQTGISLGRLDQYIYPMFKADMEAGRINKLEAFELISSFIIKCSEVMWLSSELGAKYFAGYQPFINLTVGGQKRTGGDATNELTYLIMDAVRFTKMYQPSLACRIHNKSPQQYLKKIVDVVKAGLGFPACHFDDTHIKMMLAKGFGIEDARDYCLMGCVEPQKSGRIYQWTSTGYTQWPIAIEFVLNRGMMKWHGTLEGIDTGELDNIKTYEEFDAACKKQLEHIIRLSAIGTIVSQRIHRDLVPKPLMSLLVEGCMEKGTDVTNGGALINCGPGLIFSGLGTYADSMAAIKKLVFEDKKYTLKQIRDALDANFEGYEALRTDCLNAPKYGNDDDYVDEIASDLIIWTERVHNTFKMLHSHFTHGTLSISNNTPIGEITGATANGRLAWTPLSDGISPTQGADKLGPTAIIKSVSKLSNESMNIGMVHNFKLLRGILETPEGENGLITLLRTASILGNGQMQFSYVDNEVLKKAQIEPDKYRDLIIRVAGYSAYFVELCKEVQDEIISRTVLEHF, from the coding sequence GTGGATATCAGAGAGTTTTCCAATAGATTTGCGGAGGCAACAAAACACTTATCCCCGGAGGAAACGGCTGCCATCATGAAGCTGTTTCAGGGAATTTCCAAGGAGTTGTCCGCAAACAGTCCCTCTTCGAACAGTGTGACGAAATCGCCTGCATTTGAAGGGGAAATCACCGGACTTACACCGCGCTTAGAACGACTAAGGGCAGCCTATTTAAAGGTTAAACCAAGTGTCAGCATTTATCGGGCCCAAGCCTTCACCCAAGTAACCAAAGAAAATCCGGGGCTGCCTAAAATTCTCCTCAGGGCCAAGTGCTTCAGAAAGGCCTGTGAGACCGCCCCATTGGTGATTCAAAAGGATGAATTGATTGTAGGGCATCCCTGCGGGAAACCCAGAGCCGGCGCCGTGTCTCCGGATATTGCCTGGAGATGGATTCGGGACGAACTGGATACTATGTCAACCCGGCAGCAGGACCCTTTTCAAATCAGTGAGGAAGACAAGCGGATTTTGCGGGAAGAGATCTTCCCCTTTTGGGAAGGCAAAAGTGTGGATGAGGTTTGTCAGACCCAATATGAGGAAGCCGGCGTGTGGTCATTTTCAGGCGAATCCTTTGTCAGTGACCTTTCTTACCATCAGGTCAATGGCGGCGGCGACACCTGCCCGGGCTATGATGTGATCCTGATTAAAAAGGGCATTAAGGGGGCTAGACAGGAAGCCGTCGATAGATTGAGCAAACTGTCCATGGAAAATCCGGAGGACCTGGATAAGATTTACTTTTATAAAGCGGAGATCGAGACTTGTGATGGAATTTTGGCTTATGCCCAAAGGCTTTCGGATTATGCAAGAGAGCTGGCCGAGAGAGAGCATGATTCAGCCCGGCAGAAAGAACTCTACAAAATTTCCGATTGTCTGACTTATGTGCCGGCCAATCCTCCCCGCACCTTCCAGGAAGCGCTCCAGTCCATCTGGACACTGGAATCCCTGTTTGTCGTGGAAGAAAACCAGACGGGTATTTCTCTGGGACGGTTGGATCAATACATTTATCCCATGTTCAAAGCTGACATGGAAGCAGGCAGAATAAATAAACTGGAAGCCTTTGAATTAATAAGCAGCTTTATTATTAAATGCTCAGAAGTTATGTGGTTGTCCAGCGAACTGGGAGCGAAGTATTTTGCCGGGTATCAGCCGTTTATTAACTTGACCGTTGGCGGACAGAAGCGAACCGGCGGGGATGCCACCAATGAACTGACTTATCTGATCATGGACGCCGTTCGTTTTACCAAGATGTATCAACCCTCTCTGGCCTGCCGGATTCATAATAAATCTCCCCAGCAGTATCTCAAGAAAATCGTGGATGTTGTCAAAGCGGGGCTGGGATTCCCGGCATGTCACTTTGATGATACTCATATTAAAATGATGCTGGCCAAGGGATTCGGTATCGAAGATGCACGGGATTATTGCCTCATGGGCTGTGTGGAACCGCAAAAATCCGGCAGAATCTATCAGTGGACATCCACCGGTTATACCCAATGGCCCATCGCTATAGAATTTGTCCTGAATCGCGGGATGATGAAATGGCATGGCACTTTGGAAGGGATTGACACGGGGGAGCTTGACAATATTAAGACCTATGAAGAATTTGACGCTGCCTGCAAAAAACAACTTGAGCATATCATCCGCTTGTCTGCCATCGGAACCATCGTCAGCCAGCGGATTCATCGGGACCTTGTCCCTAAACCCTTAATGTCCCTGCTGGTAGAAGGGTGCATGGAAAAAGGCACGGATGTTACAAACGGCGGCGCTCTGATCAATTGCGGCCCGGGACTGATCTTCTCCGGCTTGGGAACCTATGCGGATTCGATGGCCGCCATTAAGAAATTAGTCTTTGAGGACAAGAAATACACTCTAAAGCAAATCCGGGATGCCTTGGATGCGAATTTTGAAGGGTATGAAGCCCTTCGGACGGACTGCCTGAATGCACCGAAATACGGGAATGACGACGACTATGTGGATGAAATCGCTTCAGATCTCATTATCTGGACCGAACGGGTTCACAATACCTTTAAAATGCTCCATTCCCATTTCACTCATGGCACGCTTTCTATTTCCAACAACACGCCCATCGGGGAAATTACCGGCGCGACGGCTAATGGGCGGTTGGCCTGGACTCCTCTGTCAGACGGAATCAGTCCGACTCAGGGCGCGGATAAGCTGGGACCTACCGCCATCATTAAATCCGTCAGTAAGCTCAGCAACGAGTCAATGAATATAGGTATGGTCCACAACTTCAAATTGTTGCGCGGCATTCTGGAAACTCCGGAGGGAGAAAATGGCCTGATCACCTTACTTAGAACAGCGTCTATTCTCGGCAACGGTCAAATGCAGTTCAGTTATGTTGACAACGAAGTTTTGAAGAAAGCTCAAATCGAACCTGATAAATACCGGGATTTAATCATTCGTGTGGCTGGCTATAGTGCTTACTTCGTAGAGCTGTGCAAAGAAGTACAGGATGAAATTATCAGCAGAACCGTATTGGAGCATTTTTAA
- a CDS encoding BMC domain-containing protein — protein MNKNGALGFIETYSLVSVLEAADAMCKAADVELVGYENVASGLVSVVVRGDVGAVTAAVEAGVIEAGKVGRVYSSLVIARPHAEVEKIIAKYVLDW, from the coding sequence GTGAACAAAAATGGTGCCTTAGGATTCATAGAAACCTATAGTCTGGTTTCAGTGCTGGAAGCTGCGGATGCCATGTGTAAAGCTGCGGATGTCGAATTGGTTGGTTATGAAAACGTGGCATCCGGTCTGGTTTCCGTTGTTGTTCGCGGGGATGTAGGAGCGGTAACAGCGGCTGTCGAGGCAGGTGTTATAGAAGCAGGCAAAGTGGGCCGGGTGTATAGCTCCCTTGTTATTGCCAGGCCGCATGCGGAAGTAGAAAAGATTATTGCTAAATACGTTCTTGACTGGTAA
- a CDS encoding BMC domain-containing protein: MKYSGEEALGLIETRGMVPAIQAADVMCKAADVVLVAYENMGSGLVTVMVKGDVAAVRSAVEKGAAAAAAIGEMTASHVIPRPISRVGKIVSRHDIDAD, translated from the coding sequence ATGAAATACTCCGGAGAAGAGGCCTTAGGTCTTATTGAAACAAGAGGAATGGTTCCTGCTATTCAGGCAGCGGATGTCATGTGTAAAGCCGCTGATGTTGTTCTTGTTGCTTACGAAAATATGGGGTCAGGGCTTGTCACGGTCATGGTTAAAGGAGATGTGGCTGCGGTAAGGTCGGCTGTGGAAAAAGGCGCAGCAGCAGCAGCCGCTATTGGTGAGATGACCGCCTCCCATGTCATTCCGCGTCCCATTAGCAGAGTAGGAAAAATTGTTTCAAGACATGACATTGATGCGGACTGA
- a CDS encoding acetaldehyde dehydrogenase (acetylating): protein MNRIDNDLLSVQEARILVENAREAQKILAAFPQEKLDKIVRHMAEAACKSAKELALLSHEETGFGKWQDKLVKNIFAGDFLYKKIKNMNVVGIINDDKVNKTMDIGVPVGVIAGLPPSTNPASTTIYKALLAVKSGNGIVFSPHPKAKKTISKTLDILIQAAEESGLPSGAIGYLRTLAVDGTVALMNHQDTSLILITGVPKMVRAAYTSGKPTIYGGPGNGPAFIERSADIKKAVEDIIFSRTFDNGIVPASEQSIVAESCIAAEVRRELRENGAYFMSEQESARLSKLFFRSDDSLNPEIVGKSALELAWRSGLAVPDDTKVLISEQKYVSPNHPYSREKLCPVLAFYVEKDWMNACEKCIELLINEGRGHTLVIHSKNEEVIREFALKKPVSRVLVNTPAALGGIGATTNLFPALTLGCGAAGGGLTSDNVSPMNLINIRKVGYGVRQIEDITAGVPAVETAEISKAPGPTSRNSIESTHDLKELLQELMKQLKWYGDY, encoded by the coding sequence ATGAATAGAATCGATAATGATCTGCTCTCCGTCCAAGAGGCTCGAATTCTCGTGGAAAATGCGCGCGAGGCTCAAAAGATACTGGCAGCTTTTCCTCAGGAAAAGCTGGATAAAATTGTCCGGCATATGGCTGAAGCGGCCTGCAAATCTGCCAAAGAGCTTGCTCTTTTGTCCCATGAAGAAACAGGGTTTGGCAAATGGCAGGACAAGCTTGTTAAGAATATCTTTGCCGGTGATTTTCTCTATAAGAAAATCAAGAACATGAACGTTGTCGGTATTATCAATGATGATAAAGTTAACAAGACCATGGATATTGGGGTTCCTGTTGGTGTGATCGCGGGCTTGCCTCCTTCCACCAACCCAGCATCTACGACAATCTATAAAGCACTGCTCGCCGTAAAATCCGGAAATGGGATTGTCTTTTCTCCTCATCCCAAGGCCAAAAAGACGATCTCCAAGACCCTTGATATCCTAATCCAGGCTGCGGAGGAAAGCGGATTACCAAGCGGTGCCATCGGCTATTTGCGTACCCTGGCTGTTGACGGTACGGTTGCCTTGATGAACCATCAAGACACATCCCTGATCCTGATTACCGGTGTGCCAAAGATGGTCAGGGCGGCCTATACATCCGGTAAACCAACCATTTATGGCGGCCCGGGTAACGGACCGGCCTTTATTGAGCGATCGGCCGACATAAAAAAGGCCGTAGAAGATATTATTTTCAGCCGGACCTTCGATAACGGGATTGTCCCTGCTTCGGAACAATCCATTGTTGCAGAGAGCTGTATCGCCGCTGAAGTAAGACGGGAGCTTAGGGAAAATGGGGCTTATTTTATGTCCGAACAGGAATCAGCCCGGCTTAGTAAGCTATTCTTCCGTTCTGATGACAGCTTAAATCCGGAAATTGTCGGTAAATCCGCCCTGGAGTTGGCATGGCGAAGCGGCCTGGCTGTCCCGGATGATACAAAAGTATTGATTTCCGAACAAAAATATGTCTCTCCAAATCATCCCTATTCCAGAGAGAAACTTTGCCCGGTTCTGGCATTTTACGTGGAAAAAGACTGGATGAATGCTTGTGAAAAGTGCATAGAGTTGCTGATTAATGAGGGGCGGGGACATACCTTGGTCATTCACTCCAAGAATGAAGAAGTGATTCGGGAGTTCGCTTTAAAGAAGCCGGTATCCCGAGTGTTGGTGAATACTCCGGCTGCATTAGGGGGTATAGGAGCCACAACGAATTTGTTCCCGGCCTTGACTTTGGGGTGCGGCGCTGCAGGGGGCGGGTTAACCTCGGATAATGTATCCCCCATGAACTTGATTAATATACGAAAAGTTGGTTACGGTGTGCGGCAGATAGAGGATATTACCGCTGGTGTACCGGCGGTTGAAACTGCGGAAATAAGTAAGGCTCCTGGCCCGACCAGTCGGAATTCCATTGAAAGTACACATGATCTGAAAGAGTTACTCCAGGAATTAATGAAGCAGCTTAAGTGGTACGGAGATTATTAA
- the trxB gene encoding thioredoxin-disulfide reductase, with amino-acid sequence MANSFDLIIIGGGPAGLSAAIYGGRAKLRTLVINKGTIGGLADTTREIVNYPGYIQVSGPDLMKDFHKHAQSFGVEFLKEEVVSVDFSKEDKIIKTKKGKEFFAKAVIMACGSEPRLLNIPGEKRLRGSGVAYCATCDAEFFEGEDVVVVGSGDQAIEEGMYITKFARKVTVIVLHDEGILDCNKVSAERAFNNDKLKFIWNSTVEEVLGDENVEGVKLKNLKTGSTSELPCQGVFFFVGMIPSTRFLKDSGLDMDKRGYVPVNESMETNLEGVYAAGDNRVKYLRQVVSAAGDGATAAVAAERYIEELKDFNAKILQNDKKTLLVFFNVLVNESLEFGTLLEGIFNETVNDYKIFKVDMATKKTLAQKYGIDKVPAVVVLDKGEEIKRLDCSMDKEKLKAQLLC; translated from the coding sequence GTGGCAAATAGTTTTGATTTGATTATTATTGGAGGGGGGCCCGCTGGACTTTCTGCAGCCATCTACGGCGGTCGTGCCAAGCTTAGAACCTTAGTTATCAATAAAGGCACCATTGGCGGCTTAGCGGATACCACAAGGGAGATCGTCAATTATCCTGGCTACATCCAGGTCTCCGGGCCGGATCTTATGAAGGATTTCCATAAGCACGCCCAAAGTTTTGGGGTCGAATTCTTAAAAGAAGAGGTCGTTAGTGTTGATTTTTCTAAGGAAGATAAAATCATCAAGACCAAAAAAGGCAAAGAATTCTTCGCCAAGGCCGTTATCATGGCCTGCGGCAGTGAGCCGAGGCTTCTGAATATCCCAGGGGAAAAAAGACTGCGCGGGAGTGGAGTAGCGTATTGCGCAACCTGTGATGCAGAGTTTTTCGAAGGGGAAGATGTTGTTGTTGTCGGGAGCGGTGACCAGGCTATCGAAGAGGGTATGTATATTACCAAGTTTGCCCGCAAAGTCACCGTGATTGTTTTACATGATGAAGGGATTCTCGATTGCAATAAAGTAAGCGCTGAAAGAGCATTTAATAACGATAAATTGAAGTTTATATGGAACTCAACCGTTGAGGAAGTCCTTGGAGATGAGAATGTAGAGGGAGTAAAACTTAAAAACCTAAAGACTGGCAGTACATCTGAACTACCCTGTCAGGGTGTATTCTTCTTCGTCGGAATGATTCCTTCTACCCGTTTCCTCAAGGATAGCGGACTTGATATGGACAAAAGAGGGTATGTTCCAGTTAATGAGAGCATGGAAACAAACCTTGAAGGAGTCTATGCGGCCGGAGATAATCGGGTGAAATATTTAAGACAAGTTGTCTCTGCAGCAGGTGATGGGGCGACAGCCGCTGTAGCAGCTGAACGCTACATTGAGGAACTCAAGGATTTTAACGCCAAGATTCTGCAAAACGATAAAAAAACATTATTAGTATTTTTTAATGTCCTAGTCAATGAAAGCCTGGAATTCGGCACTTTATTAGAAGGAATCTTTAACGAAACTGTTAACGATTACAAAATCTTCAAAGTCGATATGGCAACCAAGAAGACTCTTGCTCAAAAATATGGGATAGATAAGGTACCTGCAGTTGTTGTTCTGGATAAAGGGGAAGAAATTAAACGACTGGATTGCAGCATGGATAAAGAAAAACTAAAAGCCCAATTATTATGCTAG
- the cutD gene encoding choline TMA-lyase-activating enzyme, whose translation MSTESGSILERKARIFNVQKYSIYDGPGIRTLIFFKGCPLRCKWCSNPEGLVRNYQVMYKEDLCVDCGNCLSVCPVHIHYFPDQEEQQQRDLTRSSHKVNRSLDCIGCRKCETVCPKQAISIVGSDKTITDVLEIIQQDTLFYLSSGGGVTLGGGEVTAQPEFAVNLLTECQRLGIHTAIETSGYVKLDSLLRIAQFTDLFLYDIKHIDPERHYELTGVPNERILDNLTELIRRGFAVKVRMPLLRGLNASQDTLGRTLEFLQTFKGYKNFQGIDLLPYHKLGINKYKQLDMKYPIEEDLSFREDELDKIEEFVKGYNLAVKVIKH comes from the coding sequence ATGAGTACAGAAAGCGGCAGCATCTTAGAACGAAAAGCGAGAATCTTCAATGTCCAGAAATATTCCATCTATGATGGACCGGGCATACGCACATTAATCTTCTTCAAGGGGTGTCCTCTAAGATGCAAGTGGTGTTCGAATCCCGAGGGACTTGTAAGAAACTATCAGGTCATGTACAAAGAAGATTTGTGCGTTGACTGTGGTAACTGTCTTTCTGTCTGTCCCGTTCATATACATTATTTCCCGGATCAAGAAGAACAGCAGCAAAGGGATCTTACAAGATCCAGTCACAAAGTAAACAGAAGTCTGGACTGTATAGGTTGCCGAAAATGCGAAACCGTGTGTCCTAAACAAGCTATATCCATCGTTGGCTCCGATAAAACCATAACGGATGTCCTGGAAATCATCCAACAAGATACCCTTTTCTACCTTAGTTCAGGCGGGGGAGTCACTCTTGGGGGAGGGGAAGTTACAGCCCAGCCGGAATTCGCTGTCAACCTGCTGACGGAATGTCAGCGTTTAGGAATTCACACGGCCATAGAAACCAGCGGGTATGTAAAACTGGACTCCCTGCTTAGGATCGCTCAGTTTACCGATTTATTTCTGTATGACATTAAGCATATTGATCCTGAGCGGCATTATGAACTCACTGGTGTACCCAATGAACGTATTCTGGACAACCTGACCGAACTCATCCGGCGGGGGTTTGCGGTCAAGGTCAGAATGCCTCTCCTCAGGGGCTTAAACGCCAGTCAAGACACCCTTGGCAGAACTCTGGAGTTTCTGCAAACCTTTAAAGGTTATAAAAACTTTCAAGGCATCGATTTGCTTCCCTATCACAAATTAGGCATCAACAAATACAAGCAATTGGACATGAAGTACCCCATTGAAGAGGATTTAAGCTTCAGGGAAGACGAGTTAGATAAAATTGAAGAGTTTGTAAAGGGCTATAACTTAGCGGTCAAAGTTATTAAGCATTAG
- a CDS encoding thioredoxin family protein codes for MSLQQLNSSRFEEIIYDNCEPCLVIFSRKDCHVCKEVVPMLEELQPQYEGKFGFYYVDVEEDKNLFQRFSLKGVPQILFFNNGEYQGKQAGAAEEEQIEEKIAEVLEA; via the coding sequence ATGTCTTTGCAACAACTAAATTCGAGCCGTTTTGAAGAAATAATTTATGATAATTGTGAGCCTTGTTTGGTGATCTTTTCAAGAAAAGACTGTCATGTATGTAAAGAAGTTGTTCCCATGTTAGAAGAATTGCAGCCTCAATATGAAGGTAAATTTGGTTTTTATTATGTTGATGTTGAAGAAGACAAAAATTTGTTTCAGCGGTTTTCTTTAAAAGGTGTACCTCAGATCCTTTTCTTCAATAATGGTGAGTATCAAGGTAAGCAAGCCGGTGCAGCAGAGGAAGAACAAATTGAAGAGAAAATTGCAGAAGTTCTTGAAGCATAA